The genomic window TTGTTTGTCCTGATTTATAAGGATTTATATATTTATTTTTCAAATCAGGATGATTATAAACATCCGGGAGAATACTAAATCTATTCAAAGAATATTTTTTAGGACCAAATTCTTTACCTTTTTCAAGCATCCAGAGAAGTTGCCCTTCATAAGAAAGAAGAAAATTTATAAACTTTTTTGCTACTTCCATATTTGGGGCTCCTTTTAAAATACCAATAGCATCAGGATTTATAACTGTAAGATTTTCTGGAAAGAAAAAACCCAAATTTTCTTCCCCATTTATTTCAATTTGAGAAAGAGCATAAGAATCAATACATAAAGAAACAGCAACTTCTCCAATTGAAGTATCCTTGGCAATCTGGGCAGCAGAAGAAGAAAATGTTTTTGTATTTCCAGCAATAGCAAGTATTGTCTCCCATCCCTCTTTCCAACCATATGCCTGTAAAATTATCTCGTACATCATATGCATACTTCCACTATGTCTTGGGTCAGCGGCACCAACAAGAGAAAAATATTCTTTCCTGCCAAGGTCTTTCCATGTCTTTGGAATAGGTAATGAGAAATACTCAAGAACCTTTTTATTATATAAAATTCCAAATCCACTTAAAACAACCCCATACCAGTAAAAATCCTTATCATAATTTGGAACTCCTGCACACATTTGGGGTATTTTTTTAAGTATTTGAGAAGGAACTTTATATTTTTCAAGATACCCTAATTCCTTTAACCTTAAATATGGGTCCATTCCTCCACCAAAAAATATGTCAATTTCAATACCAGTAGGGTTTTTTTTAAAAAGTGATTCAACAAATTTCAGGTCATCAGAAGTTCCACCCTGGTCAATCCATTCAATTTTTACTTTTTCACCATAATTTTTTAAATACCATTTTTCAAATGCATCTGAAACTTCTATTTGAACTCCCTCCCAATGTGGAGAAATAATAACAAGTTTTTCATCTCCAATCAGGTCAAAGGAAATAATCATAAAAAATAAAAGAAAAATTCTAATGTATTTTTTGTATTTTGATTTCATTTTTAAGCCCTAACACATAACTTAAGTCCTTTTATATTTTAGTGACAAAAGCCTGTCTGCGTACGGATACGCACAGGCAGGTACTAAGGCACAAAGGTACAAATCGCGTATTTTAGCGTCCGCTTCGCTTTGTGGCGGATTTAAGTCAACATTTCCCCCTCACCTTAATCCTCTCCCCACAGGGGAGAGGGCGGGGTGAGGGGGCCCTTTTGTGCTTTTAAATTAATGTGGTTGAATAAGTATTTAAATCCCAACATTATAACTGGGTTCTTATTTACAAAGAGGAGAAAATACTATTCAACATAATTACCAATCTCACTTTTAACATAATTTTTCAGTATCCCAATTCCCTCAATCTCAACCTCAACAATGTCTCCATCCCTCAAAAAT from bacterium includes these protein-coding regions:
- a CDS encoding extracellular solute-binding protein, encoding MKSKYKKYIRIFLLFFMIISFDLIGDEKLVIISPHWEGVQIEVSDAFEKWYLKNYGEKVKIEWIDQGGTSDDLKFVESLFKKNPTGIEIDIFFGGGMDPYLRLKELGYLEKYKVPSQILKKIPQMCAGVPNYDKDFYWYGVVLSGFGILYNKKVLEYFSLPIPKTWKDLGRKEYFSLVGAADPRHSGSMHMMYEIILQAYGWKEGWETILAIAGNTKTFSSSAAQIAKDTSIGEVAVSLCIDSYALSQIEINGEENLGFFFPENLTVINPDAIGILKGAPNMEVAKKFINFLLSYEGQLLWMLEKGKEFGPKKYSLNRFSILPDVYNHPDLKNKYINPYKSGQTIKYNFILATKRWDVLNDMIGCFAIDCHPYLKKAWKIVKDSENNSLKRIFFQIPFEEEEQKLLWFNWNNSIFRNQYINEWLNFSIKKYKGIIKEKRI